In a single window of the Daphnia carinata strain CSIRO-1 chromosome 4, CSIRO_AGI_Dcar_HiC_V3, whole genome shotgun sequence genome:
- the LOC130692733 gene encoding partitioning defective 6 homolog gamma-like — protein MSKLVKLQMSPPRTDSNFVEVKSKFVAEFRRFSLNKKVLPKYEDFRKLLEQLHGLQIEPFYISYTDPNDGDLLPINNDDNFARALQAARPLLRIHIQRRGESQDDELHQHLASKKNIISSILGTPKTRPHISISYPKEFRQVSAIIDVDVVPDSCRRVRLLKHGSERPLGFYIRDGTSVRVTPDGLEKVPGIFISRLVPGGLAESTGLLAVNDEVLEVNGIEVAGKSLDQVTDMMVANSANLIITVKPANQRGVLTLSRTSHNDTMTSYSTIASMVHSDEDHEEDEADDLDEIKDLTMQTSASSGSDRTSNAKDDGILHL, from the exons ATGTCAAAATTAGTGAAACTTCAAATGTCTCCACCGAGGACAGACTCAAATTTTGTTGAAGTGAAGAGCAAA TTTGTGGCTGAATTTAGAAGATTCAGTCTGAACAAGAAAGTGTTGCCAAAGTATGAAGATTTCAGAAAATTGCTTGAACAACTACATGGCTTACAAATCGAACCTTTCTACATAAGTTATACAG ATCCAAATGATGGTGATCTACTGCCTATCAACAATGATGACAACTTTGCCAGAGCTTTGCAGGCAGCACGTCCTTTATTGAGAATTCATATACAAAGAAGAGGAGAATCACAAGATGATGAACTGCATCAGCACTTGGCCTCTAAAAAGAATATCATATCGTCAATACTAGGAACACCTAAAACCAGACCACACATTAGTATATCATACCCAAAGGAATTTCGACAA GTTTCAGCTATTATTGATGTAGATGTTGTGCCCGATTCCTGCCGTCGAGTAAGGCTGCTCAAGCATGGCTCTGAACGACCGCTTGGATTTTACATTCGGGATGGCACGTCCGTACGGGTCACGCCTGATGGATTAGAAAAAGTCCCCGGAATATTTATTTCAAG ATTGGTTCCTGGCGGATTGGCCGAATCAACTGGTCTTCTTGCCGTCAACGACGAAGTGTTGGAAGTGAATGGAATTGAAGTTGCCGGCAAGTCACTAGACCAGGTAACCGACATGATGGTTGCCAACAGCGCCAACTTGATCATCACGGTTAAGCCGGCCAACCAGCGAGGTGTACTGACTTTGTCACGAACTTCGCATAATGACACTATGACGTCTTATTCGACCATAGCGTCAATGGTTCACTCCGACGAGGACCATGAAGAAGACGAGGCCGACGACTTAGACGAGATTAAAGATCTAACCATGCAGACCAGTGCTAGCAGTGGAAGCGATAGGACCAGCAACGCAAAAGATGATGGCATCCTTCACTTATAA